Below is a window of Manis javanica isolate MJ-LG chromosome 2, MJ_LKY, whole genome shotgun sequence DNA.
CCTCTCTTGTTCTTTTCATCTGAGGAAGTGGTCACTTTTTCTGTAAGAATCACGAAAGCAGGTGACCTTTCTCCCTTTGGCTACCACTCATTCAGTGCCATACTTAGAGCCCACAAAATGCTCTACTTTTCATGATGCAGGTTTTCTTTGATGAGTACTTCTGATTTTAGTTCATATTTTCCAAgattctactttatttttatattactctgttgtctgttcaaatcctttgtgGAGCAAGATatagaagaaaggagggaaggaaggagagaaaaggaaggaagagaggaagatggAAATATTCCAAATTTTGCTCATAATGGAGCAGTGTACAAAATAGCTTGTCAAATGCATATTATAATCTCTTTACTACCACATTTTGACATTTCTCACTCCATCGGAAAGGCATAAAAGCAGAGATAAGATCatgatgttttattttcccttaaatAGAACAAGTAATGGGAACTCTGAAGGGAGCTGGAGTTGAGTCGTACAATGGCAGGGAGGGATTAGAGACtgaaaaaacaaatccaaaaaaaCATCAGAATGCATTTCTTCTTCATGTAACTACCCTCCAGGTGGAGGTGGGGTTTGAAAGCAGCACCAATCCTTCCTCTAAGAAGTCTTCTATCACACATTTCCCCCTTGGGTCCTAACAAACCCCCTGTGAAACAGGTCTCGTGGACAGTATCTCAGCTGAGTAATTAAAGCTGCATTTACTCAGAACCACAAAAGTAGGATTTACTGCAGTGTTATAACAGACAAAGCAGGAAGCTATGGTGTCAGGTCTAGCTTGAATTTCTAGTTCTCCTACTAATTGTTTATGATTCTCTATGCATGTAACTTGATCTGTCTCCTTGTGTGGAAAATAAGAATACCAAGGACTCACTGCATGTTTTCTTCTCCCACCTCCAAGTGTCCCGTGTATTTTACACTAAGTCTTCAGAAGTTTTAACTTGTCCAGACCTGACAGAAGCCTGATCTGGACCTTCGCAGACCTTCTCATTTAAGTCTCCAACTCACAGTCTCCTCTCCCATTGCCGGAACACCCCTCCAGGGCCCTTCGCCAGTTGCCAATGTACCAGCTGACAGCCGTCCCCGCAAGTGCCCTTGTAGATGAGCCAGTTCACATCCGAGCAGCAGGCTTGCCCCCACTGGAGATGGTGATGCTCAAGGCATCACTAAAGGATGAGAAAGGGAATCTGTTCCAGTCCAAAGCCTACTATAGGGCTAACGAGGCCGGGGAGCTGGACCTGCAGCAGAGCCCTTCACTTGGGGGCGACTATGTGGGCGTCCACCCGATGGGCCTCTTCTGGTCTCTGAAGCCTGAGAAGTCTTTCAAGAGGCTGTTAAAGCAGGATGTGATGAACAGCCCCTTTTGGGTCACTCTGGACCTCTGTGACTCAGTTAGTTTGGATGAGTCGGCCATGAGCCAGCCCAGGGCCAGCCAGAAGGTGCAGCGATGGTTCTCTGTCCCCGGGATGCAGCGGCTGCAGGTCCGAGAAGGTCGCGTGCGAGGAGCGCTTTTTCTCCCTCCAGGTATGACTAAGCTTTGGTGCCAGAGAAAATATTGTTACCGAAATAAATCCCCCCAGAAAAGGGCATCAAATTATCAGGCATCTAGTATTTCCCGCAGTACTTGAAAACCAGCATgccgtttgtgtgtgtgttgagggtggTGTTCGCTTTGCTCAGCTGTGCTTTCACCGCTGTCCACCTGAACCTGTTTTCGCGCTTGCTGACCCCATTCTCTTTTCGTTTTGTTGCTTTTAGGGGAAGGCCCTTTCCCAGGAATCATTGATTTATTTGGGGGCATTGGGGGTCTGATTGAATTTCGGGCCAGTCTTTTGGCGGCCCGTGGCTTTGCTGTCCTGGCATTAGCCTATATCGCCTATGAAGATCTGCCCAAATATCTAATGGAGGTGGACCTGGAATATTTTGAGGAAGCTGCCAACTTGCTACTCGCTCATCCCAAGGTATTTAAAATACTCTTCATTTTACCTTGCCACattacagcagaaaaaaaaatcacaaatgtctGCTTTGCCCATTTCACCAATCTGTTCAGACATGGGCATAGCACAGGCAGGGAGGGATTAGAGACtgaaaaaacaaacccaaacgAACATCAGAATGTATTTCTTCTTCATGTAACTACCCGCTAGGTGGAGGTGGTAGTTAGTTAAAATAGGGGTGATAATATCTATCTTGTAAGATTTTGGATTGATTAGGGATCTGCTTGGTGCTTACTGGCACAAAGACAATACATGATGACAGATTATGATTAtttccaatggaaaaaaaaaagccaagactCCTTACATTTGAAGTGCTTGTGACATATTCACCATTAGCTCTTCAATCTTTTATCAGCCCACTGTCTTCAAATCATGAATTCTCTGGCTTGACATGTTCTCAAGTTTCAGTGATTATCTGCAAGGGGTAATGCTAGAGGTGGTCACACGGAAGAGTCCCAAGACTTGGGACAAGGCAGAAGCTCAGTATTAGGGCTGAGCCATGAGATTAAAGCACAACTACCAGCAAGAAGCTCAACTAGCTCTTTAGTTAGTTTCAGGTCTAGGGAGAGAACTGAGCCTAAACAAAGCATCCAGGAGGCGGACTAGGGAAAGGAATTGGGAAAGGAAGGATCATCTTAGAACACTGTGAAGTATCATTGTACTATTGAAAGTGTGGGCCATGTGCAGGGCTTGGAATCACCTGGCAGCTGTTTGTGGGTGGATTCTCAGACCTCATCcctgagtcagaatctgcattttaacaaggtccCCAGGTGGTTCATatgcacattcaagtttgagaagaaCTGGATTAGTGCATCTCATAACCCAGCTTTTTCTAGAAATTAAATATCAGATGAATTATGATTTAGTTCTCTTGAAGAAGTCCCAAAGTACTGATAATTGTGTTAAtgactaaaaaaaagaaacataggaTTACATATCACATGGTCAGGTGTCAGGGCTGACATTCTATCAAGTTGAACGATATTAATTTATCATTTCCTAGTTCAGAAATGTTCAAACACCAGCTATTTCTTATGGTTCAATCTGACATGATAAAGCAGTCATaccagctaacatttattaagctcatttgttttattctatgctaaatattttatacacactATCTCATTTCATGCTCAAATTACCTTGTGAAGTACTATTGgttatcattctcattttttgGAAGGGCAGGCATTCTTGGATTAAGTAATGTGCCCAAACTACATGTCCAGTAAGCAACACAGCCCTTCTGGTGATGTCTTTGCTCCAAACCACTGTTACTCTGACTCTTGAGACTTGTATCATCCTCTCCCTGGAGAGCCTGACTCTTTTCAAGGAGAAACAGGCTGTGATTCCTCTTGGAGCATCATCAATATCTTCACCTTCAATGTCATGATCATTAT
It encodes the following:
- the BAAT gene encoding bile acid-CoA:amino acid N-acyltransferase yields the protein MYQLTAVPASALVDEPVHIRAAGLPPLEMVMLKASLKDEKGNLFQSKAYYRANEAGELDLQQSPSLGGDYVGVHPMGLFWSLKPEKSFKRLLKQDVMNSPFWVTLDLCDSVSLDESAMSQPRASQKVQRWFSVPGMQRLQVREGRVRGALFLPPGEGPFPGIIDLFGGIGGLIEFRASLLAARGFAVLALAYIAYEDLPKYLMEVDLEYFEEAANLLLAHPKIQRPGIGVIGVSKGAEIGLAMACFLKQVVATICINGTTAIFQFPLKYKDMVIRPICSFIERIQMNALGLVRFLHLAGDPQDEQNQQSVLPLEKAQGPILFIVGENDECIKSREYAEQALHRLRSHGRNNGRMLAYPGAGHLIEPPFGPLCYASRNYNTPWPVVWGGDPPAHSAAQEHSWEEIQKFFRQHLVQTRSKL